From the Paenibacillus sp. MMS20-IR301 genome, the window CATCGCCGTCATCCGCTCCCGTCCAATCTCTGATTTGGGATCAGCCATGAGCACGCAATAGGAGGCATGCTGGCCCCGGCCGACCCGGCCGCGTAATTGATGCAGCTGCGACAGGCCGAAACGGTCGGCATCCATAATAATCATCAGCGTGGCGTTCGGAACATCGACACCTACCTCTACTACGGTCGTAGAGACCAGCAGCTGCAGCTCATTGCTGTAGAAGGCACGCATCACCTCATCCTTCTCGCCCGGCGTCATCCGGCCATGAAGCAGTCCTACCTTATATGCCGGGAAAGCCTGGGACATCTGCACATGCAGATCAATCGCATTCTGCACATCCAGCTTCTCCGATTCCTCAATCAGCGGACAGATCAGATAAGCCTGCCGTCCCTGCTCAATCTCCCTGCTGACCAGATTCAGCACCCGCTCCAGCATATCGGGCTTTACCCAATAGGTCGTAATGGGCACACGTCCTTTAGGCCGTTCTGACAGTGTAGATACATCCATATCCCCGAATACGGTAATGGCCAGCGTCCGCGGAATCGGCGTTGCCGTCATGGTCAGCACATCCGGGTTATACCCCTTGCGCCGCAGGACACTGCGCTGGTTCACCCCGAAACGGTGCTGCTCATCGGTTACCACAAGCCCCAGGCTGCGGAAGAAGACATCCTCCTGAATCAGGGCATGGGTGCCGACTACAACATCCAGCATGCCCAGCTGGAGCGACGCCAGCAGGTCCTTGCGTTTGCGCCCGGTCACGCTGCCGGTCAGCAGACCGACTGTAATCCCGAACGGCTCGAACATCCTCGTCAGCGAGCGCATATGCTGCTCCGCCAGGATTTCGGTCGGCACCATCAGGGCGCCCTGGAATCCGGAGCGCACTGTAGCATATAGCGCGATAGCCGCAAGCACTGTTTTGCCGGAGCCGACATCCCCCTGAAGCAGCCGGTTCATACAGAACCCGGAACGCATATCATGCAGAATCTCCAGCTCTACGTGCTTCTGGGCATCCGTCAGCTCAAACGGCAGGCTGCGGACGAACTGCCGTACGGTAGCATTGTCCACCGTATGAACCACACCGTCCATTCTGCCGCGGTTCAGCACCCGGAAGGCTTGTACCTTAAGCTGGAACAGAAAAAGCTCTTCATAGACCATTCTGCGCCTGCCCTGCTGGCCTTCACGGGTATCCTCCGGCTGGTGGATGGTCGCGATTGCCCGCTTGCGGGACATGAAGTCATACTTACGCATAATACTGTGGGGCAAAATCTCCGGAATCAGCTCCCCATACTGCTGCAGTGCCTGGGTAATAACTTTACGGATCCATGATTGCGTAATCTTGCCGCCTACGGAATATACCGGCTGCAGTGTTCCGGTCTTGCCTTCCCCCCGGTCCGGGAATTCATACCCTGTCACCGTAATCTGGCTCCGCTTCTGATCCCATTTCCCGGTCAGCACCACTTCACGGCCTACGGTCAGCTGCTCACGGACATAATGCTGGTTGAACCAGGTTGCCGTGAACATCCATGGCTCGGATACCATCTTGCAGCTCATGCGTGATTTGCCCCCGAAGCGCTGCAGCACCGGTATGCCGATTACTTTGGCAACCAGCGTTGCCTTATCGCCATGCTTAACCTCACTAAGCGGTTTGGGACGGAAGTCCTCATACCGGAACGGATAATACTCCAGCAAATCCTTCACTGTAGAGACGCCAAAGGCGTGAAGCTCGCTTTGCTTTTGAGCACTCACGCCAGTTACTTGCTTCACTTCAATTGCATCCAAAGATAACACCAGCTTCATCCCCTATACTTAGGCGGGCCAGATGAATACGGCTAAGGTACCGTTGCCGACATGGCTGCCTACAACAGGGCCGATGTTGGTCAGCACCTTCTCTTCCAAGGTGAAATGCCCGGCTAATTCCTTCAGGAATTCTTCCCCGGAAGCCGGTTCAGCCGTATGACCCACGGCCACATTGATTTTGTCCACACCCGGCAGATCGCTCTTGAACAGCTCGATCATGCGGGCAACTGCCTTCTTGCGGCCTCTGACCTTCTCGACTGCGTAGATAATGCCTTCCGCATCAATCGAGAGGATCGGCTTAATATTGAGCAGCGTGCCCAGGATGGCTGACGCTTTGCCGATCCTGCCGCCTTTTTGCAGATACTCCAAGGTATCCACAAGGAAGTACAGCTTGCGCGACCGGCGCAGACGTTCTACCTCCTCCAGGATTTGCCCAGGTGCTTTACCCTGCTCTGCAAGTCTGGCAGCTTCTACGACCATAAATCCGAATCCGTAGGAAGCGGACAGGGAATCAACCACGGTGATAGCTTCCCCTTCCTCTTCCAGCATGGATTTGGCCAGAACCGCAGACTGGTACGTACCGCTGAGTCCTGAGGAGATATGGAAGGACAGTATAGGACTGCCCTGGTAACGTTCCTGAATGCTGCGGTACACATTCATATATTCGACCGGTGACGGCTGTGAGGTGGTCGGCAGCTGCTGCGAGCGGGGAAGACGTTCATAGAACTGCTCCGGCGTCATATCCACATTATCCCGGAATGCCTCTTCGCCGAACATTAAAGTGAGCGGAACAACTTCAATGCCGTACTTGGCCGCCAGGGCAGGCGGGATATCGGATGTGCTGTCGGTAACGATTACGGTACGATTCATGGATTTCCTCCCCATACTGTATTTTTGCTGATCCACACTGCTTGCTTATATCTATGGCTCCACGGAGAAAAGATAGTAATACAGCGGCTGTCCGCCTGCATGTACTTCAACCTCAACCTGCGGATAGGTCTCTTCCAGCCAGCTTCCGAGGGCATCCGTAATATCAGCTTCGGTGTCAGCACCTGTCAGTACGGTAACGATCTCATCGCCGTTCACCAGCATGCTGCCAAGCAGCTGCTTGCTCACTTCCAGCAGTTCATCCGCCGCAGCAACGATTGTGGAATTGGAGATGCCGATATACTGTCCGGACTTGATCTCAAGGTTCTCAAGCACCGTATCACGTACAGCGTTGGTGACTTGTCCTGATTTCACCTGGGCGATCGCCTCCAGCATGTTGCTGGTGTTAACCTGGGCATCGTCTTCTTCCTGGAAAGCGAAGGCAGCAGAAATCCCCTGCGGAATGCTCTTGCTCGGGATTACAGTAATTTCACGCTCATTCTCCAGCAGGTCCTTGGCTTGCTGTGCAGCCAGCACGATATTGGAGTTATTCGGCAGAATGTAAATATGCTTTGCTGAGATTGAAGAAATCGCATTAACGAAATCCTCTGTGCTTGGATTCATCGTCTGTCCGCCGGCCAGAATGGCATCCACCCCAAGGCTGCGGAAAATATCAGAGATCCCGTCGCCCGAAGATACTGCAATAAAGCCGTAAGGGGCCAGATCATCCGCAGGCGGAACTGCAGGTGCCTGTACACTGGATTTCTCTTCCGGAATATCCGCGAAGACATCCGGCATTGGCGCGATATCCATCCCTGCAGTCAGCAGATCACGGTGCTGCTCGCGCATGTTAAGGATATGAATCTGCGTAATCTCACCGTGCACCAGTGCCAGATTCAGCACCTCGCCGGGAGTCTTCGAGTGCACATGGACCTTGATTGTCTCGTCATCCGAAATGACGATAATCGAGTCACCGTTAACTGACAACGCTTTCCGAAAAACATCCTCATCGAAATCAGATTTCACGGCTCCGCCCAGCTGGCGGTTGATGAAAAATTCCATATCATATAAAAATTCAATGTCTTCCGTATGAAGCTGGGATTGTGCGGAGGACTGCACAGATGAAGGCACTGGCTCATGCTTGGTCAGCACGGGTATTGCAGCCGCAGGCGCAGGAGCTTGTCCCTGCACAGAGGCAGGTTCAGCCGTAATTCCGCCAGTCAGATACTGATGGAAGCCTTCATAGATGTAGACGAGACCCTGGCCGCCGGAATCCACAACACCAACCTGCTTCAGCACAGGCAGAAGCTCCGGAGTATTCGCTAATGCTTCTTTGGCTTTGGACAATACTTCAGTCATCAGTTCGGTAACATCAGTAGTACGGCGCGCATAATACACTGCATGTCTGGCAGCTTCCTTAGCTACCGTAAGAATAGTACCCTCTACCGGTTTGACCACTGCCTTATAAGCGGTATCCACACCGGTCTGCAGGGCTGCAGCGAACTGCTGCGTGTTTAATTCCTCATATTGGGCTGCATAACGTCCAAGACCTCTGAACAGCTGCGACAAAATAACGCCGGAGTTCCCGCGTGCGCCCATCAGGAGTCCCTTGGAAAGTACTCCTGCACATTGACCGACAGAGGCAGTATTATTTTTCTTCAATTCGTTAGCGCCTGCGGTCATCGTCAAATTCATGTTCGTTCCCGTATCGCCATCCGGCACCGGAAATACATTTAAGGAATTGACATGCTCTGCATGCTGCTGCAGTTTTTCCGCACCGGCAAGTACCATTGCGGTAAAATCTGTTCCATTTATAGAACGCTTACTCAATGAGAATTCCCCTTCCTAACTTCATGCCTAATCAATTCTATGATTAACTGGACATAATGCACTAATTTATATTGTACTATAAGAGTCTAAAGAAATAAATGTTTTTGAAGCGGTTGACGTAGCAAATTTTGCTGTGATATTATATTTAAGTATTGTTTTATGCAGGTGTAAGTAACAAGGAGGTGTAATCTATGTCCCGCACATGTACAGTAACAGGCAAGAAACCGGGAAGCGGCAACCACGTGTCTCACGCGAACAACCGTAACCGTCGCTCTTGGGGAGTTAACGTTCAGAAGGTCCGTATCCTGGTGAACGGCAAACCGAAACGCGTGTACGTCAGCACCCGTGCTTTGAAAGCCGGCAAAGTTGAACGCGTCTAGTCTTGGTTTAATCCAGGGCACTTTATAGCGCATAGCATATAAAGGCTTGTATTTGTAGCAAAAAGCACCCTTTACATTCGTAAGGTGCTTTTTTTCATGTTTTCTATTCTTTTTCCGCTCAGCTCTTCTGAAAAGTATTCAAAATCGCTTTAACAAAACCTCCCAAAAATCTTGGCAGCTTGAACGTGTAAAATTTCATGATTTACCCTCCCATCGATTCATGCCGTGCAGCAGGAGCCTATCCTGTCATGATGTATATCCGGCGAACTGCAGACCTCCCTTATCAAACCAAAAAAGGCTACATGAGATTTCTGCTCATGTAACCATATTTATGCGGGCACAACTTGGCCTATACCTTATCCCTTAAGTGAGATTACCGGACCGCTGTCTCAGCAGCACTGCGGATCGCCAGAATCGCTGCAGCACGGTCTGCCCGTCCAAATACTGCGTTACCTGCCACCAGCACGTCTGCACCGGCTTCAGCTGCAAGCGGAGCTGTAGCCTCACCTATGCCTCCGTCCACTTCGATGTGCAGGCCCTTATGATTGATTTCCCCCGCCCATTCGCGGATCTGGCGGATTTTGCGCAGGGTAGCCGGAATGAAGGCTTGTCCGCCAAATCCGGGGTTCACTGTCATTACCAGCACCAGATCCACATCCTCCAGCACTTCACGCACCGCTGCTGCCGGAGTGCCCGGATTAATCGCTACCCCCGCCTTCAGGCCGAGCTCCTTAATCTGATGGACTACACGGTGCAGATGCACGCATGCCTCCGCATGAACAGTAATTACAGCAGCTCCGGCAGCGGCAAAATCAGCGATATACCGCTCCGGGTTCTCAATCATCAAATGAACATCAAGCGGCAGTGCAGTATGGGCTTTGACTGCCGATACAATGGCCGGTCCCAGTGTAATATTCGGCACGAAATGGCCGTCCATCACATCTACGTGAATCCAGTCTCCACCGCTGGCTTCGGCTTCGGCTACTTCTGCGCCAAGTGCTGCGAAATCTGCCGATAATATAGAAGGAGCAACAATAACCATGAGTTTAGTACCTCCGCTTTTTATCTTTCATTTCGTTGTAGAACGTCTTGTAATGCTCATAACGGCTGCCGGCAATTTCACCTGTCTGCACAGCCTCAATGACCTTGCAGCCCGGCTCGTGGAGGTGGCTGCAGCCGCGGAATTTGCAGCTGTCCGCATAGGAGGCGAATTCCCGGAAGCAATGGGATAATTCCTCCACCCCAAGCTCCAGGAAATCCAGCTGGCTGAATCCCGGTGTATCGGCTACAAAGCCGCCGTTCCCGATATCCATCAGCTCTACATGACGGGTTGTATGCCGCCCGCGGCCCAGGCGCAGGCTGATCTCGCCTGTCTCCAGCGCAAGGCCCGGCACCAGCCGGTTCAGAAGCGTTGACTTGCCTACACCGGACTGGCCAGAGAAGACGCTGATGATTCCGGCCAGTCGCTCGCGCAGGGCATCAGCACCGAGTCCATTCAGTGAGCTTGTGACCATCACTTCATAACCAATCTCCTCGTACATAGCTCTGACTGCCTCAGTAGCCTGGCCGTCGTCCTCCTCCAGATCCTGCTTCGTCAATACTATCAGCGTGTCCAGGCCGGAATGCTCAATATGAACCAGGAACTTATCCAGCAGGTTCAGGTTCATATCCGGTTCACGTACAGAGAACAGGAGTACCGCCAGCTTCACATTTGCTACCTGCGGACGGATCAGCTCGGATTCACGGGGAAGGATTTCATCAACCATTCCTTCGCCGTTCTCGGTCAGCATATAGATAATCCGGTCACCGACCAGGGGAGCCGTTCCCTTTTTCTTCAGGATTCCGCGCCCCCTGCACTGTACCGCCTCTTCTTCTGTCACAATCACTCCGTCATGAAGCGGCTTGACATAATAATAACCGCTGAGCGCTTTAATAATGATTCCTTCAGGCATACATGATGAGCCTTCCTCTCCTGATTTTGCGCAAATGACCCAAGTGTGGAATCACCGGGTCATTTCGCTGCTTCAGCTGCCCCAGGTATCAACCGGGAGGCGGCATAGCTTATCTCTTCTTATTTATGGTTGCCTTTACCTTTAGCTTTACCCTTGCCGTTGTTGTTGCCATATCCGTTAGCGGCGGCGATCAGCTTGGTTTCGCTGCCCTGGCTTGGCACGAAGCCGGTAGCCGGCTCTTCCGTGCCGGTATCCCCGCCCTCACCGGAGCCCGGAGGCAGGATCTCAGGTTCAATTGTCGGCTCAACCGGAGGCTCCGTTGGCGTAACTGTCGGTGCCGGTGTCTGGGTCTGTACCGGAGGCTCCGGCACCTGCACATTGTTATTCTTCACATCTACATAAGTGACCGGGTATGTTTCCAGGAACTCTCCGTCACGGTAAACCGATACCATTCCGTCCTTATTCGGAGCAAGTACGAGATTTACAGACAGAATCTGGCTCTTGCCGATGGTCCGGGTGCCCCACTCCT encodes:
- the recG gene encoding ATP-dependent DNA helicase RecG, which gives rise to MKLVLSLDAIEVKQVTGVSAQKQSELHAFGVSTVKDLLEYYPFRYEDFRPKPLSEVKHGDKATLVAKVIGIPVLQRFGGKSRMSCKMVSEPWMFTATWFNQHYVREQLTVGREVVLTGKWDQKRSQITVTGYEFPDRGEGKTGTLQPVYSVGGKITQSWIRKVITQALQQYGELIPEILPHSIMRKYDFMSRKRAIATIHQPEDTREGQQGRRRMVYEELFLFQLKVQAFRVLNRGRMDGVVHTVDNATVRQFVRSLPFELTDAQKHVELEILHDMRSGFCMNRLLQGDVGSGKTVLAAIALYATVRSGFQGALMVPTEILAEQHMRSLTRMFEPFGITVGLLTGSVTGRKRKDLLASLQLGMLDVVVGTHALIQEDVFFRSLGLVVTDEQHRFGVNQRSVLRRKGYNPDVLTMTATPIPRTLAITVFGDMDVSTLSERPKGRVPITTYWVKPDMLERVLNLVSREIEQGRQAYLICPLIEESEKLDVQNAIDLHVQMSQAFPAYKVGLLHGRMTPGEKDEVMRAFYSNELQLLVSTTVVEVGVDVPNATLMIIMDADRFGLSQLHQLRGRVGRGQHASYCVLMADPKSEIGRERMTAMTDTDDGFEVSRRDLELRGPGDFFGTKQSGLPEFRLADMTADFEILEQARDDAAELLRAADFWTSADYAPLRGYLQQEQIFQGDLID
- a CDS encoding DegV family protein, giving the protein MNRTVIVTDSTSDIPPALAAKYGIEVVPLTLMFGEEAFRDNVDMTPEQFYERLPRSQQLPTTSQPSPVEYMNVYRSIQERYQGSPILSFHISSGLSGTYQSAVLAKSMLEEEGEAITVVDSLSASYGFGFMVVEAARLAEQGKAPGQILEEVERLRRSRKLYFLVDTLEYLQKGGRIGKASAILGTLLNIKPILSIDAEGIIYAVEKVRGRKKAVARMIELFKSDLPGVDKINVAVGHTAEPASGEEFLKELAGHFTLEEKVLTNIGPVVGSHVGNGTLAVFIWPA
- a CDS encoding DAK2 domain-containing protein is translated as MSKRSINGTDFTAMVLAGAEKLQQHAEHVNSLNVFPVPDGDTGTNMNLTMTAGANELKKNNTASVGQCAGVLSKGLLMGARGNSGVILSQLFRGLGRYAAQYEELNTQQFAAALQTGVDTAYKAVVKPVEGTILTVAKEAARHAVYYARRTTDVTELMTEVLSKAKEALANTPELLPVLKQVGVVDSGGQGLVYIYEGFHQYLTGGITAEPASVQGQAPAPAAAIPVLTKHEPVPSSVQSSAQSQLHTEDIEFLYDMEFFINRQLGGAVKSDFDEDVFRKALSVNGDSIIVISDDETIKVHVHSKTPGEVLNLALVHGEITQIHILNMREQHRDLLTAGMDIAPMPDVFADIPEEKSSVQAPAVPPADDLAPYGFIAVSSGDGISDIFRSLGVDAILAGGQTMNPSTEDFVNAISSISAKHIYILPNNSNIVLAAQQAKDLLENEREITVIPSKSIPQGISAAFAFQEEDDAQVNTSNMLEAIAQVKSGQVTNAVRDTVLENLEIKSGQYIGISNSTIVAAADELLEVSKQLLGSMLVNGDEIVTVLTGADTEADITDALGSWLEETYPQVEVEVHAGGQPLYYYLFSVEP
- the rpmB gene encoding 50S ribosomal protein L28, with translation MSRTCTVTGKKPGSGNHVSHANNRNRRSWGVNVQKVRILVNGKPKRVYVSTRALKAGKVERV
- the spoVM gene encoding stage V sporulation protein SpoVM, with protein sequence MKFYTFKLPRFLGGFVKAILNTFQKS
- the rpe gene encoding ribulose-phosphate 3-epimerase; its protein translation is MVIVAPSILSADFAALGAEVAEAEASGGDWIHVDVMDGHFVPNITLGPAIVSAVKAHTALPLDVHLMIENPERYIADFAAAGAAVITVHAEACVHLHRVVHQIKELGLKAGVAINPGTPAAAVREVLEDVDLVLVMTVNPGFGGQAFIPATLRKIRQIREWAGEINHKGLHIEVDGGIGEATAPLAAEAGADVLVAGNAVFGRADRAAAILAIRSAAETAVR
- the rsgA gene encoding ribosome small subunit-dependent GTPase A — protein: MPEGIIIKALSGYYYVKPLHDGVIVTEEEAVQCRGRGILKKKGTAPLVGDRIIYMLTENGEGMVDEILPRESELIRPQVANVKLAVLLFSVREPDMNLNLLDKFLVHIEHSGLDTLIVLTKQDLEEDDGQATEAVRAMYEEIGYEVMVTSSLNGLGADALRERLAGIISVFSGQSGVGKSTLLNRLVPGLALETGEISLRLGRGRHTTRHVELMDIGNGGFVADTPGFSQLDFLELGVEELSHCFREFASYADSCKFRGCSHLHEPGCKVIEAVQTGEIAGSRYEHYKTFYNEMKDKKRRY